TCACAAAAGCAAAAATCTTCTTTTCAACAGGAGCTAATAGCTGCATAAAACCAGTTCCTTCATTGTTAAAAATAAGTTCCCAATTGAAATAACGGCTACTTCCCATACCTTGAGAATATGAAAATGCACAATCACGCAATATTACAGCCTTAGCACACAAAGGCGCAACTCCAGTAGAATTTTCACGAACCAGTAAATACGGTAGATGCTTTTCCGCACCCTTAACCCAAACAGGAATAGCAACACTTGCAGGTGGATAACCTAAAACAGTCCACATCGTAGTTAATTCAGCCTTTTCATCTTTTCTAACTCCTTGCACTACTACAGAACAAGCAGTACTTTTACGCGCAATAAAATCTTGATCAACAAACCACCCCGAAGTTTTTGGACGATTAAAGTTACCACTCTTCAGATCAATACCTAATAATGAGTTAGTAAAAGAGCGAGATAACTCCTGAAAAATCCAAGCAGGAGTGATTTCTTTAGTTGCAGAAGCCGGCATCAACAGTTTATCCTCTTGCATATAACGAACATACCCAGCACCTGCATTTATTTCACCGGCAAAAGAAAAATTGGTTCGCGCAATATAGCCACAAGGAGCATCTTTCGAGTTATTTGCATCATACATGGTATATTTGTAATTACCTACTTCAAACATAGCAGCACCTCCTTTAGCATCAATCACTCCGAAGTTAGCCTCTATCCCGCTAGGCTTTGCTATAGAATCTAAGAAATGCCTAAAATCATCTACGGTAGCACAAACTTCAAGAGCAAGTTTCATCACAGAACCATTTGCAGGACCACGCTCTTCACTAGCCTTCGGTTGCTCTAAATTATAAGATTGCGTATTCATAATAGAGAATCCTGCAGAATTTGTACCAATCCATATTTCGTTAGGCTCTTTATCTACACTATTAACTATTGCAATGAATGAGTAGCGCTTACCAGAAAAATATTTCACACTATTCTGAGCATAATCCGTATCCCTGTTTTTCCATAGTAAAGGACGCCCATCCGACGTTATTTTACCCGATATAACAGCAGAAGTGCAAGCCTGAATATCTTGAGAAGTTATTAATGAATAGGCAAAAAGTATCGTTAACAATAGAAATTTCTTCATCTTAATCGCATTTTTGAAATAATTAGCTTTACACAAACATACTCACTTATCTCATAATAACCTCATTATGAACAGAATTAAATTGTAAAAATCAAAAATGAAAATAAACTGATGAATAGACTAGTCGCCTACTACTACTCAACTGGTGTCAACCCCATCTTTCTACCTCGCTGTAGCATGAAAGCATAAGCAGCTTCGTATTCATTAGGAATCACTCCATCCAAGATAGCATCTTTTATTGCACTTTTCAACGCTCCCACCTCTTGGCAAGGCTTCAAACCAAACACATCCATAATCATCTCTCCACTCACAGGAGGTTGAAAGTTTCGAACACGATCTTTTTCTTCAAGGTCTTTTAGTTTCTGCCTAACCAACTTAAAATTATTAAGAAAACGTTGTTTTCTCTCTGAGTTCTTCGACGTAATATCAGCTTCACAAAGCGTCATCAGATCATCAATATCATCTCCTGCTTCAAAAAGTAAACGGCGAACAGCCGAATCGGTAACTACATCATTTGATATCACAATGGGACGCATATGCAAACTCACCATCTTTTGCACATATTTTAATTTTTCATTCATCGGTAGTTTCATACGGCGAAAAATATCGGGTAGCATACGTTCTCCTATGAAATTATGATTATGAAATGTCCAACCAGCTTTAGGTTCCCAACGCTTCGTTACTGGTTTAGCTATATCATGTAACAAAGCAGACCAACGCAACCAAAGATTATCAGTCTCCTTGCAAATATTATCCAATACTTCAAGCGTATGATAAAAATTATCCTTATGCGCTTTCCCATTACGACTTTCAACTCCCTGCAAAGCTACTAATTCTGGAAAAATGAGTGATAAAAGCCCTGAACGATCCAAATCAATAAATCCCTTTGAAGGAATTGGAGAGAGAATAATTTTATTCAATTCATCAGCAATACGCTCCTTAGAGATTATTTCTATACGGTCTTTATTGCGGCAAAGAGACTCGAAAGTCTCATCATCAATATAAAAATTAAGTTGAGTCGCAAAACGAATACAACGCATCATTCGAAGCGGATCATCACTAAAAGTTATATCAGGATCCATCGGAGTACGAATAACTTTCTCCTTAAGATCTTTTATGCCACCAAATGGATCAACTAATTCCCCGAAACGACTTTTATTAAGGCAAACAGCTAGCGCGTTAATGGTAAAATCACGACGGTTCTGATCATCTTCTAATGTCCCATCTTCAACAATCGGCTTACGCGAATCATGGCTATATGACTCTTTACGAGCCCCTACAAATTCAACTTCTATGCCATTACACTTTACTTGTGCAGTTCCAAAATTTTTAAAGACAGAGACACGGGCGTTCTTTCCCAAACGTTTTCCCAATGCTTCAGCCATCTCAATCCCACTACCAACCACTACAATATCTATATCTTTAGAAGGACGTTGAAGAAATATATCACGCACATATCCTCCCACTGCATAACAATCCAAACCCAACATATCTGCAGTTTCAGATATTTGAGTAAATATTTTATCATCAAAATGCAGCATCAACTCCTCTTTTGTCAACTCTACCATGCTTCTTTATTAAGTTTTAAGTTGCAAAAATACAAAAAACTGATATTATTTGTATTTTTGTTGTCCATAAAGAAACCGAATATATGAAGAAACTTATAATTGCGCTCTGTACTATCACTTTATTGGGGGGATGTGGTAACAATATAGAAAAAAAAGCAAACGAGAAATTACAAATTGCTCGTGAATATATCCAACAAGGCAAATATAGTGAAGCCAAAATAACAATAGACAGTATTAAGATACTTTACCCAAAAGCATTCGAAGCTAGACGAGAAGGACTAAAAATAGTTCAGCAAGCCGAACTAAAAGAGCAACAGCACAGTCTAATTTACCTTGATAGCATATTACAAGCCAAGCAAGGACAATTTGAACAAATAAAGCATAAGTTTACTTTTGAAAAAGACGCAAAATATCAAAGCATCGGAAATTATTTTTGGCCTACACAAACAATAGAAAAAAACCTCCATCGTTCTTATCTCCGTTTTCAAGTCGATGAACATGGAACAATGATAATGACCTCCATCTTCTGTGGAAAAAGCAACATTCACCACTCCCATGTAAAAGTGAGTGCTTCTGATGGTAGCTTTGCAGAAACTCCGGTCTCTAAAGATATATATGAAACAACAGATTTAGGAGAAAAAATAGAAAAAGCCGACTACAAATTAAGAGAAGATGGCAATGTTATAGGATTCATTTATCTGAACAGACAAAAAAACATATCCGTAAGTCTGCTGGGAGATCGTAACTATTCTTTTAAGATGAAGTCTTCAGATAAAACTGCTCTTACAAATATATATGAACTCTCACAAATTTTATCTTCTATAGAACAAATAAAGAAAGAGATTAAAGAAGCTAATCTAAAAATAGAGTTTATCACTAGAAAAATGAAAGATAATGCTGAAAAAGAAGCTACCTCTAAATAACAATGGCAAAATCATATCTTAACCGAATAGAGATATCAAGGAGGGAATAACAAAATATATCCCTCCGATATAAAAGAGCTACAACCTCTTCAATGCTAATTTGATCACCTTTTCAACAGGTATAGTAGGCTCTTCTTGCAGAATAAGATTCACCACTTTTTGGGAAGGTACTGCCGCAAAACCTAACATTGTAAGTGCCGCTACAGCCTCTTCATGCACTTCCACATTCATCATCGCAACTCCTGAACTAATACTAGCCGCTCCCGACGTAGTCTTTATTTTATCTTTCAAATCAACAATAACTCGTTGAGCCGTTTTTAGCCCAATTCCTTTTACTGTTTTTAGCAAATTAGCATTTTCAGAACTTATCACATTACAAAGTTCCGAAGGAGAAAGTGCAGAAAGTATCATACGTGCAGTATTGCCTCCAATACCCGAGACAGAAATAAGTAGTAAAAAAAGCTCTCTTTCCTGTTTATCTGAGAAGCCGTAAAAGACATATGCATCTTCACGAATAGCCTCGTATATATAGAGTTTACAAGTGGACTTACCCTGAATTGCAGAATAAGTATTCAATGAAATGTTCGCTAAATAACCTAAACCATTACAATCAATCACTGCTGTTGCCGGAGTTAATTCAGCAATCTCTCCTTTAATATATTCTATCATATAACTCCAAGTTTATTATACATTATAAATCTTAACGGACAAAAGTAATAAAAAAGATGGGAGCGATCATTATTGAACATGACAACATTAAAAAAGATCGATCAAAACAATCTTAAGCAAATATTCCTTCTTTAAAAAAAACAATAAAAAGAGTCACAATACTCCCACACACAGCTCTACTCGCATTCATAAATTTTATTTTTTAAAAAAGGCAATATTTTATTCATTCATCCGAGGAGTTCACTAACTTTGCCAAAACAGTTTCTCAAGCCTACGCCGGAAAAATAGTTTTAAAGAAAGAATAAACGCCCTATAAATCAAGAATGAATACTAAAAGATATACCCCAGGCGAAGAATTGGCCAACACTCTCTCGCATGGCATAGGCATCCTGTTCGGACTTATAGCCGGATATTTTTTATTAAAAAGAGCTCAACATTATCCTGATCCATGGGCCGTGCTCTGCGTTTCCATTTATCTATTAGGAATGCTCAGTTCATACATCAGTTCCACATGGTATCACGGTACTCTACCCGGCAAACGGAAAGAATTACTCCGCAAATTCGACCACGCAGCTATCTACTGGCACAT
This is a stretch of genomic DNA from uncultured Bacteroides sp.. It encodes these proteins:
- a CDS encoding HD domain-containing protein, with translation MVELTKEELMLHFDDKIFTQISETADMLGLDCYAVGGYVRDIFLQRPSKDIDIVVVGSGIEMAEALGKRLGKNARVSVFKNFGTAQVKCNGIEVEFVGARKESYSHDSRKPIVEDGTLEDDQNRRDFTINALAVCLNKSRFGELVDPFGGIKDLKEKVIRTPMDPDITFSDDPLRMMRCIRFATQLNFYIDDETFESLCRNKDRIEIISKERIADELNKIILSPIPSKGFIDLDRSGLLSLIFPELVALQGVESRNGKAHKDNFYHTLEVLDNICKETDNLWLRWSALLHDIAKPVTKRWEPKAGWTFHNHNFIGERMLPDIFRRMKLPMNEKLKYVQKMVSLHMRPIVISNDVVTDSAVRRLLFEAGDDIDDLMTLCEADITSKNSERKQRFLNNFKLVRQKLKDLEEKDRVRNFQPPVSGEMIMDVFGLKPCQEVGALKSAIKDAILDGVIPNEYEAAYAFMLQRGRKMGLTPVE
- a CDS encoding carcinine hydrolase/isopenicillin-N N-acyltransferase family protein, producing MKKFLLLTILFAYSLITSQDIQACTSAVISGKITSDGRPLLWKNRDTDYAQNSVKYFSGKRYSFIAIVNSVDKEPNEIWIGTNSAGFSIMNTQSYNLEQPKASEERGPANGSVMKLALEVCATVDDFRHFLDSIAKPSGIEANFGVIDAKGGAAMFEVGNYKYTMYDANNSKDAPCGYIARTNFSFAGEINAGAGYVRYMQEDKLLMPASATKEITPAWIFQELSRSFTNSLLGIDLKSGNFNRPKTSGWFVDQDFIARKSTACSVVVQGVRKDEKAELTTMWTVLGYPPASVAIPVWVKGAEKHLPYLLVRENSTGVAPLCAKAVILRDCAFSYSQGMGSSRYFNWELIFNNEGTGFMQLLAPVEKKIFAFVSPKLEKWRKDGKLDLDEVNSFYSDLDDYVERKYKELFAL
- the ruvA gene encoding Holliday junction branch migration protein RuvA — encoded protein: MIEYIKGEIAELTPATAVIDCNGLGYLANISLNTYSAIQGKSTCKLYIYEAIREDAYVFYGFSDKQERELFLLLISVSGIGGNTARMILSALSPSELCNVISSENANLLKTVKGIGLKTAQRVIVDLKDKIKTTSGAASISSGVAMMNVEVHEEAVAALTMLGFAAVPSQKVVNLILQEEPTIPVEKVIKLALKRL